A single Ziziphus jujuba cultivar Dongzao chromosome 11, ASM3175591v1 DNA region contains:
- the LOC107411401 gene encoding uncharacterized protein LOC107411401, whose product MASACVNNIGMSPENFLDCTPASYPSYGWLSPRISFSREFPEDDPLKLSGSKPSSPAVKPVDPPEASDPEASVGDFEFRLEDPVAMLPADKLFSDGKLVPLHLSSVKPSINEPTTTMITTPNALSESEIRSPETVKCRRRTEISGTDAYLFSPKAPRCSSRWRELLGLKKLSNSKNESHKTTSSSSSSLNPPKSLKHFLHRSSKSSSSSSSDASLSQPLLKDSDCESVSISSSRLSLSSSSSGHEHEDLPRLSLDSDKPNANPICLHRNPNNPNPPRMRMVKPRAADNNQRSLIDHPTNVTRMGRSPIRRPVGESSGVTSRGVSVDSPRMNSSGKIVFQSLERSSSSPSSFNGGPRFKHRGMERSYSANVRITPVLNVPVCSLRGSSKTVSVFGFGQLFSSPQKREGSGTGGNSSKGHGQQSNSRNRTDRT is encoded by the coding sequence ATGGCGTCGGCATGTGTGAACAACATAGGGATGTCGCCGGAGAATTTCCTCGACTGCACACCAGCTTCATACCCTTCTTACGGATGGTTAAGCCCTCGAATCTCATTCAGCCGCGAGTTTCCCGAAGATGACCCTTTGAAGCTTTCTGGGTCGAAGCCCTCTTCACCGGCCGTGAAGCCGGTAGATCCACCGGAAGCTTCAGATCCGGAGGCTTCAGTTGGTGATTTCGAGTTCAGACTTGAAGATCCGGTCGCTATGCTTCCTGCTGACAAGCTCTTCTCCGATGGTAAGCTCGTGCCGCTTCATCTATCGTCCGTCAAGCCCTCGATCAATGAGCCGACTACGACGATGATAACGACTCCGAATGCCTTGTCGGAATCGGAGATCAGGTCGCCGGAGACTGTGAAGTGTCGCAGGAGGACGGAAATCTCCGGTACGGACGCGTATTTGTTCTCTCCTAAAGCCCCGAGGTGTTCGAGTCGGTGGAGGGAGTTGTTGGGGTTGAAGAAGCTCTCGAACTCCAAGAACGAAAGCCACAAAACgacgtcttcttcttcttcttctttgaatCCCCCAAAATCTCTGAAGCATTTCCTCCATCGGAGCTCCAAGTCTTCGTCGTCTTCATCCTCAGACGCTTCTCTGAGCCAACCATTGTTGAAGGATTCGGACTGCGAATCGGTGTCTATATCCTCCTCGCGACTCTCGCTCTCGTCTTCTTCCTCAGGCCACGAGCACGAAGATCTCCCAAGGCTTTCACTCGATTCCGACAAGCCAAACGCCAACCCCATTTGCCTCCACAGGAATCCGAACAACCCGAACCCGCCGAGAATGAGAATGGTGAAGCCCAGAGCAGCAGATAACAATCAGAGATCGCTGATCGACCATCCGACAAATGTGACGAGGATGGGACGGAGTCCGATTCGGCGGCCGGTGGGAGAATCCAGTGGGGTGACGAGCAGGGGGGTTTCGGTGGACAGCCCGAGAATGAACTCTTCAGGGAAAATAGTGTTTCAGAGTCTCGAACGAAGCTCAAGCAGTCCGAGCAGCTTCAATGGCGGTCCGAGGTTCAAGCACAGAGGAATGGAGAGGTCCTACTCGGCTAATGTACGGATCACTCCGGTTCTCAATGTTCCGGTCTGTTCGCTCAGAGGGTCTTCGAAAACGGTCTCCGTGTTTGGGTTCGGACAGCTTTTCTCTTCGCCGCAGAAAAGAGAAGGAAGCGGAACCGGAGGGAACAGTAGCAAAGGTCATGGACAGCAAAGTAATAGCAGGAACCGAACTGACCGAACCTGA